From a single Oreochromis niloticus isolate F11D_XX linkage group LG4, O_niloticus_UMD_NMBU, whole genome shotgun sequence genomic region:
- the LOC102082475 gene encoding nuclear GTPase SLIP-GC isoform X1 gives MDDFVRNKLTEWKLSDWIEAFEAQEIDEESLYHLDDQEIDQLITKAGPRVKFKDKLKLLKEEKNTTQPQKEAVNTSGQDLPSISERAFQSQMSSDGYGAAVGTSNSYNLGRGSSSVLADNQLDPPGKRKSDHLQSESRKWQPPLKKQYNCAAGSQSETEILSDVKNIMRCVSEGLHGRDKLSAFLKDKIKNLETEKRHLVGVFGKTGAGKSSLINAIINNEGLLPSGSVSACTSVMIKVEATNGSKYEAHIEFITKEDWEDEVQSLKQALEDNDDDDDDGGDDDSLDPDGKLSALYGEEWKERSTHSLMDNKYFIDIPEFRTSKIKILKSDTAERLSEKFVKYTRSESNETEEVKRWYWPLVKCVTVKVPDSDFLDHVTLVDLPGNGDTNRSRDQMWKEFIASCSTVWIVTEMNRAASEREAWEILEDASSLLGNGGECQQIHFICTKSDHEKPDDLNKVKNAVMKEFKKRKTITNHFSEDCFQVFTVSSTEFLKGENVNPDVNEILKLKEILKNLNDAHSETSNYVSGAYGILSLIQGARSGEVVEQKNDVCAVLEQNLSIQLNRVKKAIEDIIKVFEQCLREGVEKSKKSCEKKLKSFLHPSKKTNRAFHMTLKSAVRNDGIQKPKKGKPKNLNMILASYLTESIDEKFRDTFPNNIKCGHFNGAIDAFSLSTDSLIEKYKDVELQLTFLQTEGKKMKTKLNKTILTRKKLIYNSLTETIKDNMKECYKEAAAFTGKGTLKNMRDTIERHVHSKMDMFEEAKYVMLEQLNDLKETVLRTLEKTMKESIEHSLKPEACSLPDVSEHLEVVKKHDDELNGTQDEKK, from the exons ATGGATGATTTTGTGCGAAACAAACTGACTGAATGGAAACTAAGTGACTGGATTGAGGCATTTGAAG CTCAAGAAATTGATGAGGAAAGTCTGTATCATCTTGATGATCAGGAAATTGATCAATTGATCACAAAAGCTGGACCTAGAGTGAAATTCAAGGATAAACTAAAGCTGTTAAAG GAAGAGAAAAATACAACTCAACCACAAAAAGAAGCAGTCAATACTTCTGGTCAA GATTTGCCATCCATAAGTGAAAGAG CCTTTCAGTCTCAGATGTCGTCTGATGGTTATGGGGCTGCAGTCGGCACCAGTAACAGTTATAATTTGGGTCGAGGATCATCCAGTGTCTTGGCGGATAACCAATTGGATCCCCCAG gaaagagaaagtCAGATCATCTTCAGAGTGAGTCCAGAAAATGGCAACCACCTcttaaaaaacaatacaattgTGCAGCAGGATCACAGTCAg aaacagaaatacTGTCTGATGTCAAAAACATAATGAGATGTGTCAGTGAAGGACTACATGGCCGTGACAAGCTCAGCGCTTTCCTAAA GGATAAAATCAAGAATTTGGAGACAGAAAAAAGGCACCTGGTTGGTGTCTTTGGTAAAACCGGGGCTGGAAAGAGCTCTTTAATCAATGCCATCATAAATAATGAGGGCCTGTTGCCTTCAGGAAGTGTCAGTGCATGTACCTCAGTGATGATAAAGGTGGAGGCTACCAATGGATCAAAGTATGAGGCACACATCGAGTTCATTACAAAAGAG gatTGGGAAGATGAGGTGCAGTCACTAAAACAGGCTCTTGAAGACaatgacgacgatgatgatgatggtggtgatgatgattcaCTTGATCCTGATGGAAAGTTATCAGCGCTGTATGGagaagagtggaaagaaagatCCACTCACAGCCTCATGGACAACAAATATTTCATAGATATTCCAGAGTTTCGAACATCCAAGATAAAAATTTTGAAAAGTGACACA GCTGAAAGGCTGTCTGAAAAATTTGTGAAATATACAAGAAGTGAGTCAAATGAGACAGAAGAAGTAAAGAGGTGGTACTGGCCGCTTGTGAAGTGTGTGACTGTCAAAGTGCCAGACAGTGATTTTCTTGATCACGTCACACTCGTGGACCTTCCTGGAAATGGTGACACTAACAGAAGCAGAGATCAAATGTGGAAAGAG tTTATTGCCAGTTGTTCTACAGTGTGGATTGTTACTGAAATGAATCGAGCAGCATCAGAAAGAGAAGCCTGGGAGATCCTGGAAGATGCCAGTAGCCTGCTGGGAAATGGTGGCGAGTGTCAGCAAATTCATTTTATCTGCACCAAGTCAGATCATGAAAAACCAGATGATCT aaacaaagtcaaGAATGCAGTGATGAAGGAATTCAAAAAGCGGAAAACGATTACG AATCACTTCAGTGAGGATTGTTTCCAAGTCTTCACAGTGAGCTCCACAGAATTCCTCAAAGGGGAGAATGTAAATCCAGATGTCAATG AAATACTGAAACTCAAGGaaattttgaaaaatctgaatGATGCTCATTCAGAGACCTCAAACTATGTGTCTGGAGCTTATGGGATTCTGTCTTTGATTCAAGGGGCCAGAAGTGGAGAAGTG gttGAACAAAAAAACGATGTGTGTGCAGTCCTTGAGCAAAACTTGAGCATCCAACTTAATCGAGTCAAAAAAGCAATTGAAGACATTATAAAAGTTTTTGAACAATGCCTACGGGAGGGGGTTGAAAAATCCAAAAAATCAtgtgaaaaaaaactaaagtccTTCTTACATCCCAGT aaaaaaacaaacagagctttTCACATGACACTAAAGTCTGCAGTTAGGAATGATGGCATCCAGAAACCAAAGAAAGGAAAACCTAAAAACCTCAACATGATATTAGCGTCTTATTTGACTGAAAGCATTGATGAAAAATTCAGAGATACCTTCCC AAACAACATAAAATGTGGACATTTCAATGGAGCCATTGATGCATTTTCACTCAGCACTGATTCATTGATTGAAAAGTACAAAGATGTCGAACTGCAACTGACATTTCTCCAGACAGAG gggaaaaaaatgaagacaaagcTCAACAAAACAATCCTCACACGAAAGAAACTGATCTACAACAGTTTGACAGAGACAATCAAGGACAACATGAAAGAATGCTATAAAG AAGCAGCAGCATTTACAGGAAAAGGCACCCTGAAGAACATGAGGGACACTATTGAGAGACATGTGCACTCAAAGATGGACATGTTTGAGGAGGCAAAATATGTCATGTTGGAGCAATTGAACGATTTGAAG GAAACTGTCCTGAGGACACTGGAGAAAACCATGAAGGAATCCATTGAACACTCACTTAAGCCGGAGGCCTGCTCACTGCCAG ATGTTTCGGAACATCTTGAGGTGGTGAAAAAACATGATGATGAACTTAATGGCACtcaagatgaaaaaaaataa
- the LOC102082475 gene encoding nuclear GTPase SLIP-GC isoform X2, whose translation MDDFVRNKLTEWKLSDWIEAFEAQEIDEESLYHLDDQEIDQLITKAGPRVKFKDKLKLLKEEKNTTQPQKEAVNTSGQDLPSISERGKRKSDHLQSESRKWQPPLKKQYNCAAGSQSETEILSDVKNIMRCVSEGLHGRDKLSAFLKDKIKNLETEKRHLVGVFGKTGAGKSSLINAIINNEGLLPSGSVSACTSVMIKVEATNGSKYEAHIEFITKEDWEDEVQSLKQALEDNDDDDDDGGDDDSLDPDGKLSALYGEEWKERSTHSLMDNKYFIDIPEFRTSKIKILKSDTAERLSEKFVKYTRSESNETEEVKRWYWPLVKCVTVKVPDSDFLDHVTLVDLPGNGDTNRSRDQMWKEFIASCSTVWIVTEMNRAASEREAWEILEDASSLLGNGGECQQIHFICTKSDHEKPDDLNKVKNAVMKEFKKRKTITNHFSEDCFQVFTVSSTEFLKGENVNPDVNEILKLKEILKNLNDAHSETSNYVSGAYGILSLIQGARSGEVVEQKNDVCAVLEQNLSIQLNRVKKAIEDIIKVFEQCLREGVEKSKKSCEKKLKSFLHPSKKTNRAFHMTLKSAVRNDGIQKPKKGKPKNLNMILASYLTESIDEKFRDTFPNNIKCGHFNGAIDAFSLSTDSLIEKYKDVELQLTFLQTEGKKMKTKLNKTILTRKKLIYNSLTETIKDNMKECYKEAAAFTGKGTLKNMRDTIERHVHSKMDMFEEAKYVMLEQLNDLKETVLRTLEKTMKESIEHSLKPEACSLPDVSEHLEVVKKHDDELNGTQDEKK comes from the exons ATGGATGATTTTGTGCGAAACAAACTGACTGAATGGAAACTAAGTGACTGGATTGAGGCATTTGAAG CTCAAGAAATTGATGAGGAAAGTCTGTATCATCTTGATGATCAGGAAATTGATCAATTGATCACAAAAGCTGGACCTAGAGTGAAATTCAAGGATAAACTAAAGCTGTTAAAG GAAGAGAAAAATACAACTCAACCACAAAAAGAAGCAGTCAATACTTCTGGTCAA GATTTGCCATCCATAAGTGAAAGAG gaaagagaaagtCAGATCATCTTCAGAGTGAGTCCAGAAAATGGCAACCACCTcttaaaaaacaatacaattgTGCAGCAGGATCACAGTCAg aaacagaaatacTGTCTGATGTCAAAAACATAATGAGATGTGTCAGTGAAGGACTACATGGCCGTGACAAGCTCAGCGCTTTCCTAAA GGATAAAATCAAGAATTTGGAGACAGAAAAAAGGCACCTGGTTGGTGTCTTTGGTAAAACCGGGGCTGGAAAGAGCTCTTTAATCAATGCCATCATAAATAATGAGGGCCTGTTGCCTTCAGGAAGTGTCAGTGCATGTACCTCAGTGATGATAAAGGTGGAGGCTACCAATGGATCAAAGTATGAGGCACACATCGAGTTCATTACAAAAGAG gatTGGGAAGATGAGGTGCAGTCACTAAAACAGGCTCTTGAAGACaatgacgacgatgatgatgatggtggtgatgatgattcaCTTGATCCTGATGGAAAGTTATCAGCGCTGTATGGagaagagtggaaagaaagatCCACTCACAGCCTCATGGACAACAAATATTTCATAGATATTCCAGAGTTTCGAACATCCAAGATAAAAATTTTGAAAAGTGACACA GCTGAAAGGCTGTCTGAAAAATTTGTGAAATATACAAGAAGTGAGTCAAATGAGACAGAAGAAGTAAAGAGGTGGTACTGGCCGCTTGTGAAGTGTGTGACTGTCAAAGTGCCAGACAGTGATTTTCTTGATCACGTCACACTCGTGGACCTTCCTGGAAATGGTGACACTAACAGAAGCAGAGATCAAATGTGGAAAGAG tTTATTGCCAGTTGTTCTACAGTGTGGATTGTTACTGAAATGAATCGAGCAGCATCAGAAAGAGAAGCCTGGGAGATCCTGGAAGATGCCAGTAGCCTGCTGGGAAATGGTGGCGAGTGTCAGCAAATTCATTTTATCTGCACCAAGTCAGATCATGAAAAACCAGATGATCT aaacaaagtcaaGAATGCAGTGATGAAGGAATTCAAAAAGCGGAAAACGATTACG AATCACTTCAGTGAGGATTGTTTCCAAGTCTTCACAGTGAGCTCCACAGAATTCCTCAAAGGGGAGAATGTAAATCCAGATGTCAATG AAATACTGAAACTCAAGGaaattttgaaaaatctgaatGATGCTCATTCAGAGACCTCAAACTATGTGTCTGGAGCTTATGGGATTCTGTCTTTGATTCAAGGGGCCAGAAGTGGAGAAGTG gttGAACAAAAAAACGATGTGTGTGCAGTCCTTGAGCAAAACTTGAGCATCCAACTTAATCGAGTCAAAAAAGCAATTGAAGACATTATAAAAGTTTTTGAACAATGCCTACGGGAGGGGGTTGAAAAATCCAAAAAATCAtgtgaaaaaaaactaaagtccTTCTTACATCCCAGT aaaaaaacaaacagagctttTCACATGACACTAAAGTCTGCAGTTAGGAATGATGGCATCCAGAAACCAAAGAAAGGAAAACCTAAAAACCTCAACATGATATTAGCGTCTTATTTGACTGAAAGCATTGATGAAAAATTCAGAGATACCTTCCC AAACAACATAAAATGTGGACATTTCAATGGAGCCATTGATGCATTTTCACTCAGCACTGATTCATTGATTGAAAAGTACAAAGATGTCGAACTGCAACTGACATTTCTCCAGACAGAG gggaaaaaaatgaagacaaagcTCAACAAAACAATCCTCACACGAAAGAAACTGATCTACAACAGTTTGACAGAGACAATCAAGGACAACATGAAAGAATGCTATAAAG AAGCAGCAGCATTTACAGGAAAAGGCACCCTGAAGAACATGAGGGACACTATTGAGAGACATGTGCACTCAAAGATGGACATGTTTGAGGAGGCAAAATATGTCATGTTGGAGCAATTGAACGATTTGAAG GAAACTGTCCTGAGGACACTGGAGAAAACCATGAAGGAATCCATTGAACACTCACTTAAGCCGGAGGCCTGCTCACTGCCAG ATGTTTCGGAACATCTTGAGGTGGTGAAAAAACATGATGATGAACTTAATGGCACtcaagatgaaaaaaaataa